In the genome of Myxococcus stipitatus, one region contains:
- the fadJ gene encoding fatty acid oxidation complex subunit alpha FadJ: MAIKLEELEAKQGFSLQVEDGVAVITFDLPDSAVNTLSPEVATAFTRVLEEVEREPSVKSVVFLSGKKDTFVAGAKLDLFQDIKTAEEATAISRQGQESFDRLEAFPKPIVAAIHGACLGGGLEWALACHYRLATDSPKTTLGLPEVQLGLLPGAGGTQRLPALIGAQAALDLILAGKSVKPSKARKLGIVDEVVPTPILRAVALQRARELAEGLLKPERTRGQGLTAGGPKGLAGFFQGLANKELWAEVALEDNPLGRKLLFDQARKQLLKKTRGKYPAPEKALQVIRVGLESGRKAGLEAEARAFGELVMSDVSKRLVEIFFATTALKKENGTADASVKPREVKKVGVLGGGLMGGGIAYVAGVLQGAQVRVKDKDDAGAGRALKQVQGILEERVKRRSLTWREAAAKQAHITAGTDYSGFKSADLVIEAVFEDLKLKHRILAEVEAVTRPDAIFASNTSSIPITELAKGSQRPSQVIGMHYFSPVNKMPLLEVITHAGTADWVTATCVDVGRRQGKTVIVVNDGPGFYTSRILAPYLNEAAYLLGEGADIAALDKALVEFGFPVGPMTLLDEVGIDVAHKVGPLMEAAFGKRMAAPKALDAVVAEGRLGRKSQKGFYLYENGKKREVDPSVYTLLPHGKERKRFDATEMAERLVLQMVNEAIRCLGEGILRSARDGDVGAIFGLGFPPFLGGPFHYADSVGAAELLRKLEHYQDKLGERFTPAPLLEEHVKAGKTFYPR; this comes from the coding sequence ATGGCCATCAAGCTTGAAGAGCTCGAGGCGAAGCAGGGCTTCTCCCTCCAGGTGGAGGACGGTGTCGCCGTCATCACCTTCGACCTGCCGGACTCGGCCGTCAACACGCTGTCGCCGGAGGTCGCCACCGCCTTCACGCGGGTGTTGGAGGAGGTGGAGCGCGAGCCCTCCGTGAAGTCCGTGGTCTTCCTCTCCGGCAAGAAGGACACCTTCGTCGCGGGAGCGAAGCTGGACCTCTTCCAGGACATCAAGACCGCGGAGGAGGCCACCGCCATCAGCCGCCAGGGCCAGGAGAGCTTCGACCGGCTGGAGGCCTTCCCCAAGCCCATCGTCGCGGCCATCCACGGCGCGTGCCTCGGCGGAGGGCTGGAGTGGGCGCTGGCCTGCCACTACCGCCTCGCCACGGACAGCCCCAAGACGACGCTGGGGCTGCCCGAGGTGCAGCTGGGGCTGCTGCCGGGCGCGGGAGGGACGCAGCGGCTGCCCGCGCTCATCGGCGCGCAGGCGGCGCTGGACCTCATCCTCGCGGGCAAGAGCGTCAAGCCGTCCAAGGCGCGCAAGCTGGGCATCGTCGACGAGGTGGTGCCCACGCCCATCCTTCGCGCGGTGGCGCTCCAGCGCGCGCGGGAGCTGGCGGAGGGCCTGCTCAAGCCCGAGCGGACCCGAGGACAGGGGCTCACCGCGGGAGGGCCGAAGGGCCTGGCGGGCTTCTTCCAGGGACTGGCGAACAAGGAGCTGTGGGCGGAGGTGGCGCTGGAGGACAACCCGCTGGGCCGCAAGCTCCTCTTCGACCAGGCGCGCAAGCAGCTCCTGAAGAAGACGCGCGGCAAGTACCCCGCGCCGGAGAAGGCGCTCCAGGTGATTCGCGTGGGGCTCGAGTCCGGGCGCAAGGCGGGACTGGAAGCCGAGGCGCGCGCGTTCGGCGAGCTGGTGATGTCGGACGTGTCCAAGCGCCTGGTGGAGATCTTCTTCGCGACGACGGCGCTGAAGAAGGAGAACGGCACGGCCGACGCCAGCGTGAAGCCGCGCGAGGTGAAGAAGGTGGGCGTGCTGGGCGGCGGGCTGATGGGCGGTGGCATCGCCTACGTGGCCGGTGTGCTCCAGGGCGCGCAGGTGCGGGTGAAGGACAAGGACGATGCGGGCGCGGGCCGCGCGCTCAAGCAGGTGCAGGGCATCCTGGAGGAGCGGGTGAAGCGCCGCTCCCTCACCTGGCGCGAGGCCGCCGCGAAGCAGGCGCACATCACCGCGGGCACCGACTACAGCGGCTTCAAGTCCGCGGACCTGGTCATCGAGGCGGTGTTCGAGGACCTGAAGCTCAAGCACCGCATCCTCGCGGAGGTGGAGGCCGTCACCCGGCCCGACGCCATCTTCGCGTCCAACACCTCCAGCATCCCGATTACGGAGCTGGCCAAGGGCAGCCAGCGGCCTTCGCAGGTCATCGGGATGCATTACTTCAGCCCCGTCAACAAGATGCCGCTCCTGGAGGTCATCACCCATGCGGGCACCGCGGACTGGGTGACGGCCACGTGCGTGGACGTGGGGCGCAGGCAGGGCAAGACGGTCATCGTCGTGAACGACGGCCCGGGCTTCTACACCTCGCGCATCCTCGCGCCGTACCTGAACGAGGCCGCGTACCTGCTGGGCGAGGGCGCCGACATCGCCGCGCTGGACAAGGCGCTGGTGGAGTTCGGCTTCCCGGTGGGGCCCATGACGCTGCTCGACGAGGTGGGCATCGACGTGGCCCACAAGGTCGGGCCGCTCATGGAGGCCGCCTTCGGCAAGCGCATGGCGGCGCCCAAGGCGCTGGACGCCGTGGTGGCCGAGGGGCGCCTGGGCCGCAAGAGCCAGAAGGGCTTCTACCTCTACGAGAACGGCAAGAAGCGCGAGGTGGACCCGTCCGTCTACACGCTGCTGCCGCACGGCAAGGAGCGCAAGCGCTTCGATGCGACGGAGATGGCGGAACGGTTGGTGCTCCAGATGGTGAACGAGGCCATCCGCTGCCTGGGTGAAGGCATCCTGCGCAGCGCGCGCGATGGTGACGTGGGCGCCATCTTCGGCCTGGGCTTCCCGCCGTTCCTGGGCGGCCCGTTCCACTACGCCGACAGCGTGGGCGCCGCCGAGCTGCTGCGAAAGCTGGAGCACTACCAGGACAAGCTGGGAGAGCGCTTCACGCCCGCTCCGCTGCTGGAGGAGCACGTGAAGGCGGGCAAGACGTTCTACCCCCGCTGA
- the fadI gene encoding acetyl-CoA C-acyltransferase FadI, with amino-acid sequence MASEKRSGPRRVAIVRGLRTPFVKAGTVFSGLTALDLGRMVVQELVQRADLDPAVIDQVVFGQVIPTLTGPSIAREVVIAAGLPMRIEAATVTRACATSIQALTTAANSIAVGEVDVAIAGGTEAMSDPPVFTSRPLAHALAAASKGRTLTEKLKPFQRLKAQDLVPVPPAIAEYSTGLSMGESAEKMAKENGISREEQDRIALASHRNAAAAWKDGRFDDEVMHVSVPPKYEQTATRDNIVREDSSLEALGKLKPVFDRKYGTVTAGNASPLTDGAAALLLMSEERARALGYEPLGYLRSHAYAATDPGDQLLQGPVYAVPTALKRAGLKLADIDLVEMHEAFAAQVASNLQALASRAFAKKAGWSEPVGEVDRERLNVTGGSIAIGHPFGATGARIVTQALNELKRRNKNTVMCTVCAAGGLGAVVVLERA; translated from the coding sequence ATGGCAAGCGAGAAGCGCAGCGGCCCCCGTCGGGTGGCCATCGTCCGCGGCCTGCGGACCCCGTTCGTCAAGGCGGGGACCGTCTTCTCCGGGCTCACCGCGTTGGACCTGGGGCGCATGGTGGTCCAGGAGCTGGTGCAGCGCGCGGACCTGGACCCGGCCGTCATCGACCAGGTGGTCTTCGGGCAGGTGATTCCCACACTGACGGGGCCGTCCATCGCGCGCGAGGTGGTCATCGCCGCGGGGCTGCCCATGCGCATCGAGGCGGCGACGGTGACGCGCGCCTGCGCCACGTCGATTCAAGCGCTGACGACGGCGGCCAACTCCATCGCGGTGGGCGAGGTGGACGTGGCCATCGCCGGTGGCACCGAGGCGATGTCGGACCCGCCGGTGTTCACCAGCCGTCCCCTGGCGCACGCGCTGGCGGCGGCCTCCAAGGGGCGCACGCTGACGGAGAAGCTCAAGCCCTTCCAGCGGCTCAAGGCCCAGGACCTGGTGCCGGTGCCGCCCGCCATCGCCGAGTACTCCACCGGCCTGTCGATGGGCGAGAGCGCGGAGAAGATGGCGAAGGAGAACGGCATCTCGCGCGAGGAGCAGGACCGCATCGCGCTCGCGTCGCACCGCAACGCGGCGGCGGCGTGGAAGGACGGCCGCTTCGATGACGAGGTGATGCACGTCTCCGTCCCGCCGAAGTACGAGCAGACGGCCACGCGCGACAACATCGTCCGCGAGGACTCCAGCCTGGAGGCGCTGGGCAAGCTCAAGCCGGTGTTCGACCGGAAGTACGGCACCGTCACCGCGGGCAACGCCTCGCCCCTCACCGACGGCGCCGCGGCGCTGCTGCTGATGAGCGAGGAGCGCGCGCGGGCCCTGGGGTACGAGCCGTTGGGCTACCTGCGCTCGCACGCGTACGCGGCCACGGACCCGGGGGACCAGCTGCTCCAGGGGCCCGTGTACGCGGTGCCCACGGCGCTCAAGCGCGCGGGGCTGAAGCTGGCGGACATCGACCTGGTGGAGATGCACGAGGCGTTCGCCGCGCAGGTGGCGAGCAACCTCCAGGCGCTCGCGTCCAGGGCCTTCGCGAAGAAGGCGGGCTGGAGCGAGCCGGTGGGCGAGGTGGACCGCGAGCGGCTGAACGTGACGGGCGGCTCCATCGCCATCGGCCATCCGTTCGGTGCCACGGGCGCGCGCATCGTCACGCAGGCCCTCAACGAGCTGAAGCGTCGGAACAAGAACACGGTGATGTGCACCGTCTGCGCCGCCGGCGGTCTGGGCGCCGTGGTGGTCCTGGAGCGTGCGTGA
- the hemE gene encoding uroporphyrinogen decarboxylase has protein sequence MNDRLLRAARRQPTDTTPVWLMRQAGRYLPEYRAIRGNIAFLDLCKHPDLAAEVTVQPVTRLGVDAAIIFSDILIPVEAMGITLELGDKGPHFPEPVRTAADIDKLAIPDPVEGTGFVAEAIRRTRKALNDSVPVIGFAGAPFTLAAYMVEGGGSKSYILIKRLMFEQPALAHRLFSKLTDTLIPYLKMQVAAGASLVQIFDSWGGELSPWDYERFCIPYLTRMVSELKATGVPVIVFGVGMSTHLSLLKRTGADVVGLDWTLPMDEGRRVLGPDVAVQGNLDPLHLFLPREELDGRIKDIIQRAGPVGHIFNLGHGILPPTDPDAAKFAVEAVHRHGAALRQGTLTP, from the coding sequence GTGAACGACCGACTCCTCCGCGCCGCACGCCGCCAGCCCACGGACACCACGCCGGTGTGGCTGATGCGCCAGGCTGGCCGCTACCTGCCCGAGTACCGGGCCATTCGCGGCAACATCGCGTTCCTGGACCTGTGCAAGCACCCGGACCTGGCGGCCGAGGTGACGGTGCAGCCAGTCACTCGGCTGGGCGTGGACGCGGCCATCATCTTCTCCGACATCCTCATCCCCGTGGAGGCGATGGGCATCACGTTGGAGCTGGGCGACAAGGGGCCGCACTTCCCGGAGCCCGTGCGCACGGCGGCGGACATCGACAAGCTGGCGATTCCAGACCCGGTGGAGGGCACGGGCTTCGTCGCGGAGGCCATCCGCCGCACGCGCAAGGCGCTCAATGACTCGGTGCCCGTCATCGGCTTCGCGGGCGCGCCCTTCACGCTGGCCGCGTACATGGTGGAGGGCGGCGGCTCCAAGAGCTACATCCTCATCAAGCGCCTGATGTTCGAGCAGCCCGCGCTGGCACACCGCCTCTTCTCCAAGCTCACCGACACCCTCATCCCGTACCTCAAGATGCAGGTGGCCGCGGGCGCGAGCCTCGTCCAGATTTTCGACTCGTGGGGCGGCGAGCTGTCGCCGTGGGACTACGAGCGCTTCTGCATTCCCTACCTCACGCGCATGGTGTCCGAGCTGAAGGCCACGGGCGTGCCCGTCATCGTCTTCGGCGTGGGCATGTCCACGCACCTGTCCTTGCTCAAGCGCACGGGCGCGGACGTGGTGGGGCTGGATTGGACCCTGCCCATGGACGAAGGCCGGCGCGTGCTGGGCCCGGACGTGGCGGTGCAGGGAAACCTGGACCCGCTGCACCTGTTCCTCCCGCGTGAGGAGCTGGACGGGCGCATCAAGGACATCATCCAGCGCGCGGGCCCGGTGGGGCACATCTTCAACCTGGGCCACGGCATCCTCCCTCCCACGGACCCCGACGCCGCGAAGTTCGCCGTCGAGGCCGTGCATCGCCACGGCGCTGCGCTTCGCCAGGGCACGCTGACGCCGTAG